From the Euphorbia lathyris chromosome 6, ddEupLath1.1, whole genome shotgun sequence genome, one window contains:
- the LOC136232572 gene encoding uncharacterized protein has translation MSVSTNLRRTHTESDEKKGYSSSDCRMWPPKIPFSDLRRVETALCMAVQLKKWRRNKRFFSLLEQKQLERQEYLVAAKIEEETAQEEEYLKEAASSKYQEQLEASGDKMFWSVS, from the exons ATGAGTGTTTCAACCAATCTTCGGAGAACTCATACAGAGTCAGATGAAAAAAAAGGATATTCTAGCAGTGATTGTAGAATGTGGCCGCCAAAAATTCCCTTCTCAGACCTGAGACGAGTTGAAACTGCAT TGTGCATGGCTGTGCAGTTGAAGAAATGGAGGAGAAACAAGAGGTTCTTTTCATTGCTTGAACAAAAGCAATTAGAGAGACAAGAATATCTTGTTGCG GCCAAAATTGAAGAGGAGACAGCCCAGGAAGAAGAATATCTTAAAGAAGCAGCCTCCTCGAAATATCAAGAACAACTTGAAGCCTCTG GTGATAAAATGTTTTGGTCTGTATCATGA